The following coding sequences lie in one Propionispora vibrioides genomic window:
- a CDS encoding SDR family NAD(P)-dependent oxidoreductase, with protein sequence MNIQGKAVLITGGTSGIGLAAARLFLEQGAGVAVVGRDRKKGEKAVQELDSYGKVCYIEADVAKVADCQKAVVQTCKVMGRLDIVVNCAGTYQEKAIEEVNEDDYEAIMDVNMKGTYFIAKFAVPELKKGKGGAIVNVSSDAGLQGNWLCTAYCAAKGAVNTFTKALALELAPYGIRVNAVCPGDIHTPLLEKQLEQAADRERTLRDMAGIYPLGRLGTPDEVAQVILFLASPQAAFVTGALWSVDGGLTAC encoded by the coding sequence ATGAACATACAGGGAAAAGCGGTACTCATTACCGGCGGTACCTCCGGTATTGGCCTGGCGGCAGCCAGGCTATTCCTGGAGCAAGGCGCCGGAGTTGCCGTTGTGGGAAGGGACCGGAAGAAAGGCGAAAAAGCGGTACAGGAATTAGACTCATATGGGAAAGTCTGCTACATCGAAGCTGACGTGGCTAAGGTAGCTGATTGTCAGAAAGCGGTCGTCCAAACCTGTAAGGTTATGGGCCGGCTGGATATTGTCGTTAATTGTGCCGGTACCTATCAGGAGAAAGCCATTGAAGAGGTTAACGAGGATGATTATGAAGCGATCATGGATGTGAATATGAAAGGGACCTATTTTATTGCTAAGTTTGCCGTGCCGGAATTAAAGAAAGGCAAGGGCGGCGCCATTGTCAATGTCTCTTCCGATGCCGGGCTGCAGGGCAACTGGCTGTGTACTGCCTATTGCGCGGCAAAAGGGGCTGTCAACACTTTTACCAAAGCTTTGGCTCTGGAATTGGCGCCCTATGGCATCCGGGTCAATGCCGTATGCCCCGGCGATATTCATACACCTTTGCTGGAAAAACAATTAGAGCAGGCTGCGGACAGAGAAAGAACACTGCGGGATATGGCCGGTATTTATCCCTTGGGACGGCTGGGAACGCCCGATGAGGTGGCTCAGGTAATTTTGTTTCTGGCTTCGCCGCAGGCCGCCTTTGTTACAGGCGCGTTATGGTCGGTCGATGGCGGACTGACCGCCTGTTAA